The Ignicoccus hospitalis KIN4/I genome includes the window AGACGACCCGGCTCCGGGACCCTCCCCGTACAGATCTTTTTAAATTTTTAAGGACCCTTCTCGCCCCCTACGGACGAAGGAAGCTCGAGGTGTAAGTCTAAGATCTTGAGGACCTTTTCCAACTCGTGGCTCCTCAAGTTCGCCGAACAGACGACGTCCTTCCCACCCACTTCCTTTATCCCGGCGCTCCTGAGCGCCTCTATTAGGACGGTATAGTCCTTCTTCCCGCCCCTGCAGTACACCCTAGCGCCGGCGTCCCAAGCGATCACTATGATCGTCTCCTTACCCCTGTTCAACCTCTTCCAGAGGGAGGAGGCTACCAGCGCCGCCCTCTCGTCCCTTACTACGCAAACCCTCCTGTACCCCTCGTCCCAGCACTCCGCCCTCCGCTCCAGCTCCTCCACCAGCTTGAGCGCTTCCTCCCTCTTAGCTCGCAACCTCCGGTCCTCCAAGATTTCGCTCAAGCTGTTAGCCTTAGAGACCTTCTTTATTGAGTAGTATATGCAGTCGTAGTCCAGTAGCTTGTAGCAAGAGTTCAGGAGGGCCGCCGCTTCTACGACGTCCTCCCCACGCACTTTCTCCTTCCTCAATATGGCCTCCCAGACCTCGTTGCCCCACGGGTCGTGGAGGTCCCCGGCTATAGCCACCGCGTCCCGCCAGTCGTACGGCAGCCCGAAGTAGTCGGAGACCACCAAGGAGGCGCTCGGGACGTAGTTCCCCTCTAAAGCGGGGTTGTAGACCTCCCCGCAAGGGGGCTTGGGCGCGGCGTGGTGGTCTAGGACTACCAACCCCTCGACGCCCTCGCAGAGCCTCTGCCAGTCCTCGTACGGCATGGAATAATCCATTACGTACAGCTTTCCCCCGAGGGCCTCTGGGGGCACGGCCTCGAAGGACCACCTCCCGATACGGGGGACGTAGACCTCGACCTCCCCCAGCTTCCTAAGCGCCTTGGCCGCCGAGACTATGCCGTCCGCGTCCCAGTGGGTTAGGACTTTGACGTTACCTGAGCGCACCCTCCTCGCCCTCCTTTAGGTGCAACGCCCTCCTCCTCCTAACCTTGAACTCCGGCGCCACTTTGAGTAGAGCCCTTTCGACCTCCTCCCCGCTCCCCAGGTCGACTACTTCGGCCTCCGAGTAGAGCGGGTACACGTAGACCAGCGCCGCGATCCTTTCGTCCTTCATCACTATCAGCCAGTTCGCGTGCCTCGAGACGTAGAAGCCCCTCGCCCTCAGCTCCTCCGCCAGCCTTCGGGGCACTAGCTCCCTCAAGCTCCCAACCTACCCTTTATGGCCTTAACTACCTTTGAAGCCTTCCTCTTAGCCGTCTCCTCGTCGTCGGCCGTTGCCAGTGCGCAGACCTTCACGTAAGGAGTTCCGTCCTTCATCCCCGGATGCGTCTTTATATATATATCGGGGTAGGTCTTCGCCATTTCCTCTATCAAGGGGGCTATGTCAGCCTCTCTGACTCCCTCCAACACCTCGCACGCCTCCCCCTTGCGGAAGAGGGACAAGTCCTCCAACTCTTCTACGACGTAGTCTAACATCGCCTCCACCTCCGCGGGCACCCCGGGGAGGGCGAAGACCCTCTTCTGGCCGACCTTGATGTATATACCGGGCGCGACCCCTACGGGGTTCGGTATCGGTTTGGCCGTCAAGGGCATTATAGCCATCTTCAACCTCTCCTTTGTCATATCCAAACCCATCTTCTTTATCTTCTCTTCTACCATTTCCTTGGCCCTCTCGTTCAGCCCCAAGGGAAGCACCAGCGCGAGGGAGAGCGCCTCGGCGGTGACGTCGTCGTAGGTGGGGCCCAAGCCTCCGGTAGTTATCAAGACGTTGGATATATGTAGAAGGTCCTTGGCGTTCTCCGCTATCTCCGTTATGTTGTCTCTAACCTTCCTTATTTCTATAATTTCGTAACCTAACATGGTAAGCGTCCTCGCGACCTTAGCGGAATTGGTGTCGACGACCCTCCCGATCAACACTTCGTTACCAATTATGAGGATGGAAGACCTCCAAAGCTCGGTCAAGACCTTAAGTCACCCTTGATCTGGTCGGCCACCTTCTTGCCAGACAACAACATGCCGGATATTGCCGGCCCCATCCTGGGGAGTCTCTTCCAGCTCGCGACCGACATCCCGGCCGCGTAGAGGCCGTCCACCACCTTCCCGGTCTCTTTGACTACGAGCTCCTCCGCCCTCTCCGCCCAAGCGCCCTTCTCGGTGGCCACGCCCAAAGGTAAGTTCAACTTCCTCTCAGCGACCTTCAAGACCTCCGCCCCGTGGCCGGTGGCGTCCACGACGGCTTTTGACTTGAAGAATATGGGATCTACATGCAAACCGGCTATTTCAATGGGAGACCAGAGGGCCACCACGCCCGTCACTTTCACCTTCCCGTCGACTTCTCTGTATATCAAATCCTCCACGTGCCACCCCAACAGCACCTTGGCTCCGGCCTCAACAGCCTTGAAAGCGAGGGTGGCCGTCAAAGCTACGGCGTCCACCAACTTAACCCCGTCGTACTCCGTCTCCTCCAGCGTTAGCCCTAACTCCCTTACTACGTCGGAGGTTGAGTAGCCGTCCACCTCTAAGTCCTCTACTACCACCTTGTGGAAGAGGGTTCCGCCGCCGTTTATGCCTCCGCCATAGGATATCCTGCGCTCCAGAACTAAGGTCTTGAAGCCTTCCTTAGCTAGGTAATAGGCGGCCGTGAGCCCGGCGGGGCCGGCCCCCACTACTATGACGTCGCTGCTCTGGGCATAGCTCATTAACTCCTCGGTACTCTTCTTGAGAATGGTCGTAGTTATTATTCCCTCGTCTAGCATGTCTGGGCCCTACCCTAAGCCTCTGGGACTGACTATATCATGGTTACCCGCAGCGAATCTCCTCCCACAAAATAAGCTCGGCTTTGACGCCGAAAACGGTAGAGCGGGGTTGCAAAAGCTTTCGCTAAATCTAGAAAAAGATTTCACGTTCTTCACTGAAGGAGGCTCCTTATCGATAGACACAAAAGACAACTTGCTGGCTATCGCGGTATCCAAGGCTTCTCCCAGAGGTGAGAGGAACGACGAGGAGGGGGGCCACGCGTACGTGGTCACGAA containing:
- a CDS encoding molybdopterin-binding protein; protein product: MTELWRSSILIIGNEVLIGRVVDTNSAKVARTLTMLGYEIIEIRKVRDNITEIAENAKDLLHISNVLITTGGLGPTYDDVTAEALSLALVLPLGLNERAKEMVEEKIKKMGLDMTKERLKMAIMPLTAKPIPNPVGVAPGIYIKVGQKRVFALPGVPAEVEAMLDYVVEELEDLSLFRKGEACEVLEGVREADIAPLIEEMAKTYPDIYIKTHPGMKDGTPYVKVCALATADDEETAKRKASKVVKAIKGRLGA
- a CDS encoding sulfide-dependent adenosine diphosphate thiazole synthase, whose amino-acid sequence is MLDEGIITTTILKKSTEELMSYAQSSDVIVVGAGPAGLTAAYYLAKEGFKTLVLERRISYGGGINGGGTLFHKVVVEDLEVDGYSTSDVVRELGLTLEETEYDGVKLVDAVALTATLAFKAVEAGAKVLLGWHVEDLIYREVDGKVKVTGVVALWSPIEIAGLHVDPIFFKSKAVVDATGHGAEVLKVAERKLNLPLGVATEKGAWAERAEELVVKETGKVVDGLYAAGMSVASWKRLPRMGPAISGMLLSGKKVADQIKGDLRS